ACTGCTCCTGAAGTTATTCCGTTAGTAATGTAACGCTGAGCGAGAATAAATATGAACAATGCCGGTAATCCCAGAAGAACTAATGCTGCATAGAATCTACCTTGATCAGCGGGATTGAATCCGAAATTACTTTTGAAAGAACTAACGGCAACTGTTGCAGTCATTAACGAAGATTTTGTTGTAAACATAAGTGGAAGCAAGTAATCTTGAAACGACCAAACTGTGCATAAAACACCAAGGTTAATGAGTGCTGGTCTAGCTAGTGGCAGATAGATGTGGAGAAATGTCTGGAATGAAGTTGCTCCATCCATATGTGCGGATTCCATTAGCTCATTTGGCAAATTATCGAAAAAATTTCGAAGCATTAATACAGCAAATGGTAAGGTGAGCACAACTTCTGCAAAAATCACTGCTGTCAATGTGTTGTACAGATGTACACCTTTAAGTATATAAAAAAAAGGCACAAGAACGACCACACCCGGAATTGACAGACACATCAGTACGAATCCATAAAGCCATTTTTGCCCAAAAAAGACTAACTTCGAGAAAGCGAATGCTGATAATGTTCCGATGATAAGAATTAGTGCTGTACCCCCTGCAGCAACTACTACCGAATTTATAAATGGCTTATATATTTTTATTCCGCCAACTTCGTGAGTAAATAAATAGGTATAATTGGCAAAGCCATTGACTGCAAGTGAATTTTTTAATGCTACCACAATGGGAAATACCCAAAGTAAAGCAACCGCAAAAACAAATATCTGAACACCAACTCGTTCTTTGCGACTAGACAGGATAGTATTCAAGATTATTTCCCCCTTTTAGACTTGCTAGGAACGTAGAGACGGAGTTGGAAGAATGAGATCACGAGTGCAACCAATAGCAATACTACCGATCCCGCTGAGACAAAACCTATATTTGAACCAGCAGAATGAATGAAATTATACATATATACACTAGAAATTTGCGTACTGTTGCCAGGCCCTCCACCAGTCATGAGATAAATTCTTTCAAACTCTCTAAAGCTCTGAAGCAACGTTGA
Above is a genomic segment from Paenibacillus sp. HWE-109 containing:
- a CDS encoding carbohydrate ABC transporter permease; the protein is MNTILSSRKERVGVQIFVFAVALLWVFPIVVALKNSLAVNGFANYTYLFTHEVGGIKIYKPFINSVVVAAGGTALILIIGTLSAFAFSKLVFFGQKWLYGFVLMCLSIPGVVVLVPFFYILKGVHLYNTLTAVIFAEVVLTLPFAVLMLRNFFDNLPNELMESAHMDGATSFQTFLHIYLPLARPALINLGVLCTVWSFQDYLLPLMFTTKSSLMTATVAVSSFKSNFGFNPADQGRFYAALVLLGLPALFIFILAQRYITNGITSGAVKD